Proteins encoded in a region of the Triticum dicoccoides isolate Atlit2015 ecotype Zavitan chromosome 3A, WEW_v2.0, whole genome shotgun sequence genome:
- the LOC119273703 gene encoding 2-hydroxy-6-oxononadienedioate/2-hydroxy-6-oxononatrienedioate hydrolase-like codes for MVNWVEVLRKHFVARLATNAGLRQHAVAVDEEDGTVINFWLPNHNKASRMNHCQHHPVVLVHGFAGDGMMTWGFQVGALAKCGHDVYVPDLVHFGGSTSRSPDRSVAFQARCLTAALRNLGVAGPCTVVGFSYGGFVAFEMAAACPGLVHSVVVSGCTVTYTDAMKDALLENAGARSITELMLPETVEQLRLLFSSAMHMKMWFPRRLVKDFLKVMCNNRKERAEMLDDMVNMRGKEASAPVFQQNILLLWGENDNFFPVEDGESLKEELGEKATLQTISKAGHLAQLERPCVYNRYLKKFLAAHSPFELYNRSS; via the exons ATGGTGAACTGGGTAGAGGTGCTAAGGAAGCACTTCGTGGCCCGTCTGGCAACGAACGCTGGCCTCCGGCAGCATGCCGTGGCCGTGGACGAGGAGGACGGCACCGTCATCAACTTCTGGCTGCCCAACCACAACAAGGCATCGCGCATGAATCACTGTCAGCACCACCCCGTGGTGCTCGTTCACGGCTTCGCCGGCGACGGCATGATGACATGGGGGTTCCAGGTGGGCGCCCTTGCCAAGTGCGGCCACGACGTCTATGTCCCCGATCTGGTCCACTTCGGCGGCTCCACGTCGCGGTCGCCAGACCGCTCTGTGGCGTTCCAGGCGCGATGCCTCACGGCGGCGCTGCGGAATCTCGGCGTGGCGGGGCCCTGCACTGTCGTCGGGTTCAGCTACGGCGGATTCGTGGCTTTCGAGATGGCCGCGGCGTGCCCAGGCCTCGTCCACTCCGTTGTCGTCTCCGGCTGCACCGTCACGTACACGGACGCCATGAAGGACGCCTTGCTGG aaaacgcCGGCGCCCGGTCGATCACGGAGCTCATGCTGCCGGAGACGGTGGAACAGCTCAGGTTGCTGTTCTCCTCCGCCATGCACATGAAGATGTGGTTTCCCCGTCGCCTTGTCAAGGACTTCCTCAAG GTGATGTGTAACAACCGAAAGGAGAGAGCCGAGATGCTGGACGATATGGTGAACATGAGGGGCAAAGAGGCATCGGCGCCTGTTTTTCAGCAG AATATACTCTTGTTGTGGGGCGAGAATGACAACTTCTTCCCCGTAGAGGATGGGGAGAGTTTGAAAGA GGAGCTAGGCGAGAAAGCGACACTGCAAACAATAAGCAAGGCGGGGCATCTAGCCCAACTAGAGAGGCCGTGTGTCTACAACCGCTATCTTAAAAAGTTTCTGGCAGCACACTCCCCTTTtgagttatacaatagatcatcataa